In Mangrovivirga cuniculi, the following proteins share a genomic window:
- a CDS encoding 16S rRNA (uracil(1498)-N(3))-methyltransferase: protein MQLFYHPEIKTDSKLPEQEAIHCVRVLRKTTGDEIHVMDGKGYLYTCKITSTSKKSCELAILDQQYFKNDLPDINIIIAPTKNSDRMEWFSEKAVELGVGKITIVLTDNTERKKFKTDRIEKKIISAAKQAGRYHLPQLEGPVKFSEILIKNDNHQKFICYVEEKQPVHLYEEILADEDADILIGPEGDFSKEEYHNAINHGFKPVTLGEFRLRTETAGISAVQIAVLKNMVKT from the coding sequence ATGCAGTTATTTTATCATCCAGAAATTAAAACTGATAGCAAACTTCCGGAGCAGGAAGCCATTCACTGTGTCCGAGTACTTAGAAAAACTACCGGTGATGAAATTCATGTAATGGATGGAAAAGGTTATCTGTATACCTGCAAAATTACAAGTACATCAAAAAAGTCTTGTGAATTAGCAATTCTTGACCAACAATATTTTAAAAACGATCTTCCTGATATAAATATAATTATTGCTCCTACTAAAAACTCTGATAGAATGGAGTGGTTTAGTGAAAAAGCTGTAGAGTTGGGCGTGGGAAAGATAACTATTGTTTTGACTGATAATACCGAAAGGAAGAAGTTCAAAACGGACAGAATAGAAAAAAAAATTATTTCAGCAGCAAAGCAAGCAGGAAGATATCATTTACCACAGCTTGAGGGTCCGGTGAAATTTTCTGAGATTCTAATCAAGAATGATAATCATCAAAAATTCATTTGCTATGTGGAAGAAAAACAGCCTGTGCACCTGTATGAAGAGATTCTTGCTGACGAAGATGCTGATATTCTAATAGGACCTGAAGGTGATTTTTCGAAAGAAGAATACCATAACGCGATAAATCATGGTTTTAAGCCTGTAACATTAGGGGAATTCAGGCTAAGAACAGAAACTGCAGGAATATCGGCTGTTCAAATTGCTGTTTTAAAAAATATGGTTAAAACATAA